From Flavobacterium alkalisoli, the proteins below share one genomic window:
- a CDS encoding DNA translocase FtsK: protein MAKSNKKDTGKKEAKPTTEKKKFQLSRRNKVLVGILFFLFSIALLLSFVSYFLYGDFDQSGLSDLGNRQEKVYNWLGKFGAYLADLFIYRGFGAASFIFIRFFFLLGSYLVLDLPVGKLKKTLFWDLYLVIILSVLFGFFNQYLPELGGIIGYEINLYMQDYLAKTGTLLVLIFGLFVFLLLRVKISPDAIKTFFEKRQQEREAAEEEKRLQEIAAQEQAQNTPQNITVPTVNNTYDTDEEDDLDLENIELKTVPSSQFEINKESLKPTISHSSEINLNPKVKEETPKPEEIQQNEIIESSDESFVIEKSAEEDVVEENLAAKLVQDFGEFDPTLDLSNYQMPSIELLREYSSGGITINQAELEENKNRIVETLKNYKIDIAQIKATVGPTVTLYEIIPEAGIRISKIKSLEDDIALSLSALGIRIIAPIPGKGTIGIEVPNKTPTMVSMKSVIGSPKFQNAEMELPIALGKTISNETFVVDLAKMPHLLMAGATGQGKSVGLNAVLTSLLYKKHPAEVKFVLVDPKKVELTLFNKIERHYLAKLPDSEDAIITDNTKVINTLNSLCIEMDNRYNLLKDAMVRNIKEYNDKFKQRKLNPENGHRFLPYIVLVVDEFADLIMTAGKEVETPIARLAQLARAIGIHLIIATQRPSVNVITGIIKANFPARIAFRVTSKIDSRTILDSQGADQLIGRGDLLYTQGNDLTRVQCAFVDTPEVDKITEFIGSQKAYPDAYQLPEYVGEESGTNLDIDVSERDSMFREAAEVIVTAQQGSASLLQRKLKLGYNRAGRLIDQLEAAGIVGPFEGSKARNVLIPDLTSLEQFFKNEENNF from the coding sequence ATGGCAAAAAGCAATAAAAAAGATACTGGCAAAAAAGAAGCTAAACCCACTACGGAAAAAAAGAAATTCCAACTTTCAAGACGCAATAAAGTATTGGTAGGAATTTTGTTTTTCCTTTTTTCCATAGCATTACTGCTTTCTTTTGTTTCTTATTTTTTATATGGTGATTTTGACCAAAGTGGCCTTTCTGATTTAGGAAACAGGCAGGAAAAGGTTTATAACTGGCTGGGTAAGTTTGGAGCTTACCTTGCAGACCTGTTTATATACAGAGGATTTGGTGCTGCTTCCTTTATTTTTATCCGCTTTTTCTTTTTACTGGGTTCTTACCTGGTATTAGACTTACCCGTTGGCAAACTGAAAAAAACATTATTCTGGGATTTATATCTGGTAATAATCCTTTCGGTCCTTTTTGGTTTTTTCAATCAGTATCTTCCTGAATTAGGAGGTATTATAGGTTATGAAATAAACCTTTACATGCAGGACTATCTTGCCAAGACAGGAACTCTTCTTGTTCTTATTTTCGGTTTATTCGTATTCCTTTTATTAAGGGTAAAAATATCTCCGGATGCCATTAAAACATTTTTTGAAAAAAGACAGCAGGAAAGAGAAGCTGCTGAAGAAGAAAAAAGACTACAGGAAATTGCTGCGCAGGAACAGGCACAAAACACTCCTCAAAACATAACTGTTCCTACAGTAAACAACACTTACGATACAGATGAAGAAGATGATCTGGATTTAGAAAATATAGAACTAAAGACTGTGCCTTCATCTCAATTTGAAATAAACAAGGAATCCCTTAAGCCAACTATAAGTCATTCATCAGAAATCAATCTGAATCCTAAGGTTAAAGAAGAAACTCCTAAACCTGAGGAAATACAACAGAATGAAATAATTGAAAGTAGCGACGAAAGCTTTGTTATAGAAAAATCTGCGGAAGAAGACGTTGTAGAAGAAAATCTTGCTGCAAAACTTGTTCAGGATTTTGGAGAGTTTGACCCTACCCTGGACCTTTCCAATTATCAAATGCCATCAATTGAGCTTCTAAGAGAATACTCTTCAGGAGGTATAACTATTAATCAGGCAGAACTTGAAGAAAATAAAAACCGTATTGTAGAGACTCTTAAAAACTACAAAATTGACATTGCTCAAATTAAAGCAACTGTTGGCCCTACGGTTACATTATATGAAATAATACCGGAAGCCGGTATACGTATATCAAAAATTAAAAGTCTTGAAGATGATATTGCACTATCACTTTCGGCTTTAGGAATACGTATTATCGCTCCTATTCCGGGTAAAGGAACCATTGGTATTGAAGTACCCAACAAGACCCCTACTATGGTTTCCATGAAAAGTGTAATAGGTTCTCCTAAGTTCCAAAATGCGGAAATGGAATTACCTATAGCTTTAGGTAAAACCATATCTAATGAGACTTTTGTGGTAGACCTTGCCAAAATGCCTCACCTTCTTATGGCCGGTGCTACAGGACAGGGTAAATCGGTAGGTTTAAACGCAGTGCTTACCTCATTACTATATAAAAAGCATCCTGCCGAAGTTAAATTTGTACTTGTAGACCCTAAAAAGGTTGAGCTTACTTTATTTAATAAAATCGAAAGACATTATCTGGCCAAGCTTCCTGATAGTGAAGACGCGATTATAACTGACAATACAAAGGTTATCAACACATTAAACTCATTATGTATTGAAATGGACAACCGTTATAACCTTTTAAAGGATGCAATGGTTAGAAACATTAAAGAATACAACGATAAGTTTAAACAAAGAAAACTTAATCCTGAAAACGGACACCGTTTCCTTCCTTACATAGTACTTGTAGTTGACGAGTTTGCCGACCTTATAATGACAGCTGGTAAAGAAGTAGAAACTCCTATTGCCCGTTTGGCACAGCTAGCACGTGCTATTGGTATTCACCTTATTATCGCTACACAAAGGCCGTCGGTTAACGTAATTACAGGTATTATTAAAGCGAACTTCCCTGCAAGGATAGCCTTTAGGGTAACATCTAAAATTGACTCCAGAACTATTCTTGACAGTCAGGGTGCTGATCAGCTTATAGGTCGAGGTGATTTGCTTTATACTCAGGGTAATGATCTTACTCGTGTACAATGTGCTTTTGTAGATACGCCGGAAGTAGATAAAATAACCGAATTTATAGGTTCGCAAAAGGCATATCCTGATGCTTATCAACTTCCTGAATATGTAGGAGAAGAAAGTGGCACTAATCTTGATATAGATGTATCTGAGAGAGACTCTATGTTCAGGGAAGCCGCAGAAGTTATTGTTACAGCCCAACAAGGTTCAGCATCATTACTTCAGCGTAAATTAAAACTTGGGTACAACCGTGCCGGAAGGCTTATCGACCAGCTGGAAGCAGCGGGTATTGTAGGTCCTTTTGAAGGCAGTAAAGCCCGTAATGTTTTAATTCCTGACCTTACGTCGCTGGAACAATTTTTTAAGAATGAAGAAAACAACTTTTAA